The genomic stretch CTGGCTTGCCGGCGATGGCGTGTGGCCTGGTATCACGGCAGCGGGGTCCGCGCGAACGCCGGGTGCCCGTGCTCCGTCGGGCCTGTGCGGAGCGCGGCGTTGCATAGTGATCTCGACACAGCGCGGCATAGCCTTTCTTAGGGATCGGCGGATGGTACGAAGAACGAGACTAGCACGCGGATCTGGCCGTCCGGCGGGCGCCACGCGGCTGCTGGGGTAAGTTACGGTGACATGCGCGGGCTGAGGTCATTCTTCTCAATGGGCGCGCGGCGCAGGGGCGCCATGCCCCGCGTGAAATCTGGTGGTACCGTAACGTACTCCACGCGCCCGGTTTAGGCTCGCATGATGCATGTTTGAAGGCTAAAACCGTATGCCCGGCCCAAGCGCCAGCCAGCGCGACATGAGAGACCTGGAGCTCCTGCGATTGCGGGCAACGCAATATCGTCCCAGCCGCTCCGGGTGACGCGGTGATCGCGCCGGATGGCCTTCCGGAGCTGCTGCTGCGGCTTTGCCTGTTCGTCTTCATGGCTGGCTCCATGCTCGAGATGGGTCTTGGACTGAGCGCGACCGAGGCCCTGAAGGGCCTACGCAACAGACACTTTCTGGCCTATGGCGCGGTCTTCGGCCTTGTGCTGGGCCCCCTGCTCGCATGGCTGCTGACGCGCATCGTCCCGCTGGAGGAGCCCTATGCCGTCGGCCTCCTCATGCTTGGCATGGCTCCCTGCGCACCCTTCCTCCCCGCCCTGGTGACGAGGGCACGCCGGCGACATTGGCCACCGTCACAGAATCCGAGGTCGCGTAGCCATGGGCGGCGCGGGTGATCCGCACCGCGCTGCTGCCGTTGTTGGTGACAGCAGAGATGCCGTGGAAGACCTGCCGATTCCGCACGCGGATGCGAAAGCGATAGAGCCCGGCAGGATCGGGCAACTGCTGCTGGCGGGCATAGGAATTGGCGCGCATCCCGGTACCGTCCAGCGCGCGACCATGGAAGTAGCATTCGTCGCTGTTGGGCTCGAGTTCCAGCACCGACCAGCCGGCCGGGGCCGTGGTGGGGATGGTGACACCGGAGGCGGTGCCGAGCCGCGGCGCCGCATCGCTGCCCACCTCATAATTGGCGAGCGTCGCGCTGACGCCGTCCAGCCGCCACGCAACGATGTTGCGCTCGTCGGGCTGGCTGGTCTCGGGCGTGACGCTGACGATTTCCAGCCAGGCGGTCTGGCCAGCGATGCGCTGGCTGAGGTTGAGCGCCACCATCGAGCGCAGCGGCAGCATGAAGCTCTGGCGGCTCAGCAGGACGAGCTCGTCATCCAGCGTGGTGCCGGTGGAGATCTGCGCACTGCCATTGGCGATGGTAAGGAGCATGCCGCTGCCGGTGGCGAGCACCTCCCAGCGAGTCGGGTTGATGACGTCGCCGGCAAAATTGTCGCGGAAGCGCCGGCGCATGCTTTTGACCTTGAGCATATCGTCGGCCCAGTCGTAGCCGCCTGGGATCATGGTGTGGCTCCTGGGGAAGTGGTGGGCGCCTCCGCGCGTGGCGATGCGGCACCGGTGGCGGCGATCTCAATGGCGGCCAGCTGGGCTGCGTCCTGCGCGGCGCCGGACTTGGCGACGCGGCGGGGATCGGAGTCGAGCGAAAGGCCGGCCTCGTCGAGCAAGGCATTGGCCTCGCGGATCATCTCGACCACCTGGCGGAAGTCGTAGCCGAAGGCGCCGACCGCCTCGGGCTGCGGCACAAAGCCGGCGCGGACCTGAGCAAACCATCGGGCAAGCCCGCTCGCGCGTGCTGGCAGCTTGCATCGTGGACGATCCGCGCATCCTCGCCGCGCTCGGCATCGTCGCGGCGACGGATGGGCAGGAAGCCGCATCGCCATCGGCGAGTGAGGGCGGGCGCGGTGCGGCCGATGCCGCCCCGCCCGAGACGCCGGTCGAGCGCGACAAGCGCGAACTCGCCGAGATGCTGTCATGACCGGCGCGCCCGATCAGGCCGCGGCGCTGCAAGCCCTGTATCCATCGGCGACGCCAGCGAAGCCCGATGCTGGCACCGCTGCCGCAACGGCGCCGAAGACCGCGGCCACCTCGCCAGCCCCGGTACCCGAGCGCGCTGGCGCTGGCGAACGTCTGACGCGCGCTAAAGGGTGGGGGGTGGGGCCGCCGACACCCCCCGCCGCTCGCCAACACTACCCCCGCGCACAAATTGCCTTACGCGCAGCCGTGTTCCCTACGCCCCGTGGACACCACGCCAGATTGCGCGCCCTGCCATCTCGCAAAAAAAAATGTAGCGGTGCGCCTGGCGTCCATATCCTACCCCGCCTGGACATGGTGCCGCGCTGGCGCGTCGTTGGCCTGCTTCGCTGGACCTCAGTCGCATCGGACGGCTAACTATTCTGCTCGGGGAGACGGTTTGTGGGGGTCGAGATGCGTTACGGCAACATGCTGGCCTTTTGCCTGCTGATGGCCTGCGCTGCACCGCCACCGCCGCGTCCAGCGCCGATTGCACGCTTTGACCAAGCTCGTGCTGATGAGTGCGTTCGCGCAGATATGCACCGTCGCCTTGTCGATTTGGGAGAAAACGTAGCTTCGAGTATCGATCTTGAGCAGGAGCGACCTTCCATCGAAGAGGCGATGACCTCGTGCGGCGTTCCCCCGCTGGATCGCCCCTGGACAAGAATGCGTGCGTGGGGCGCAGTCCGTGAGATGCGATTTGAACTTGATCGGCCTTATCGGGAGCGACGAAATGCAGCTTCGGCGCGCTTGAACGCGGCAAATGCCGCGCGGCGAGACGCCGAACTCGACATTGCAACCCGCCGCTATATCCTGTGTGTACAGGCCGCCGCCGCTTCGCTGGCCGCGTCCAGCGCTGAAGCGGCGACTGTTGTTGCGGATGCCGCAGCAGGCTCATGTCCTAACGAAGCGGCGGAGCTTTTCCGGGTTGACTGGCGGATGAAGCCCGCCTTGGACACGGCTGCCAGGGCAAGTCTGCTGGCGCTAATTCTTCGTGCCCGAGAACGGCAGATGTCCCCGCAGCAGCCAATCGAATCGCCATGGCAGCGCATCTAGTCGATGAAATCTAACACTTGGTACCAGTGGCAGAGGTCGGCTTGTGGTGGGAATCGGACACTCGGCATGGTGCAAAAATCAAGATTTATGCGCTAATTACTCACGTTCCATAGAAGGCGTTTTGCGAAATGGGGCAGGACTTGGCGAATTGATGTCCTGTCCTCTGCTTCATGGAGGCGCTCGGACTGCGAACAATCCCCAAAAGCAGGCCAGCTCAGCTCGAGAACGCCATCTCAGCGCTGCCCTTGGCAATTGCCTTATTTGAGCGACACAACAATCAGACGGATATCGCCTATCCCACCTTTGCCGCCGACTGTACGAGGCCCGGGGGAGCCGGCCCAGCCATGGCCACCTCCCCCTCCGGCACCCGCCGCGCCCGATTTGGCTACCTCGTGCGGTCCAGCGCCAGCTCCAGCGCCGCCATCACCATAGCCGCCGCCGCCGCCGCCGCCGCCGCCTCCCCTTGAATCTCCTTCCGGCTGACCGCCGCCGATTCCTCCGACGCCTCCCTTGCCATTAGTGGAATCGGCATCGCTGCCGCGGTTGCCGGTACCACCAACGGTATTAGGATCGCCAAAGCCACCATCACCGCCGTTGCCACCGGAGATTTTTCCGACCCCGCCAGTCCCTCCGGAGACGGGTCCCGCAAAGTTCCATTCGCGCCCGCCTTCTCCACCCACGCCGCCAATGAACTTTGCCAATATCTCCAACTGATTGTTTTGCCGCCGCGAAAAAACGGATTCCTTGCCGTCATTGCCTTTTATACCGGCGTTGCCGTTGTTCGCTTCGCCCGTTCCCCCTTCACCTTTTTGCAAAGAATATTTTATCAGGACGCCAACGTCGTCCCAGACGGGCAGATCGAGCACCTGCACTTCGCCCCTTGCACCGCCACCCCCACCTCCGCCGCTTCCACCTTGTCCGCCACCGCCGCCGCCGCCGCCGCCGCCTCCATAGCCGAACAAAGTTGCCTGAAGCCGCAAGCTTTTGTCTTCGCTGGAGCCAACGTATTTACCGAGATCGAATTCAAAGGCTTCCATGTCTACTGGTTGAATTGTGACTGACATCGCTTGAACCCTCCAGCTTCGTTGGTAAAGCATCCGTCGAAGTCTGGAGACCGAATAGCGACATTGACAAGCGATTTTTGCGGACAACACACGCCGGCAATGCACGAGATTCCTGACTGGGGGGATTTGCCCCAACGAGTCCCAAACGCATGTCCGCGTGTATAATTCAGGAATTTTGCACGACATCGCGGAGCCAAATTCGTCAACCGGTTAGCCGTTGCAGAAGTCCAGTGCGAATGTCCGCCGTGGGTCGAAAATAGCCATAATTCGTCGGGTACCAAGCGTTAGGTTTTATCCACTAGCTGCGCATGCGGGCCAGCCCATCTATCAAATAGCGGCGGCGGCCGGGTCCATGGTCGCGCCTATACAGGCTTGGTCATGCCGCTGGCGGCGGGAGAAGCGTCATCATGCAAAGGCGGGCCTTCGCCACGACGGCGGCGCGCACGATCTTCCACGATGCGGAGAAGGTGGCTGGCGAGAATGAGCATTTCGCCCGCCTCTGACGCGTCGGCAATCGTCACGGTGCGATGGCTGCTCGGATTTTTGTAAGAACCGATGGCACCGGCAAAAAGATGCGCCAGTGCTTCACGTTCGCCCTTCGGCAAGGTGCGATCCGCGAGCGGCCCGCTGTCGCTATGGAATGCCATCCGCATAAGGTCGGTGCCGGTCATTCGGGCATCGCAGCCAGCGGCCTCGCGCACCGCAACCTCGACCTGCTTGAATGCTGCGAAGACCGCGAGATCATGTGCTCCGCGCAGGAAGTTGGCCCAAGCATCGGCGGCGATCTTGGGGTGAAGCAAGTTACGCGGTAGGAGCGCTGCCTTCGCAAAGTCGTTGAACGCTTCGTCGCCGTCGATCCTCTCGCCCGCGCGCGAGATAATGAACCAATCGCCCATATCTCCGGGCTTCGGCACGATCAAGCCTTCGACTGCTAACCAGTTCCACGCTTCCGTTATCGCTATGCCGACTGCCGGGACGTACTCAGCTTCGTAACCTTCGCCCACGCGCCCTTGCTTGAGGTGCATCATGATGTTGTAGAGATGCACCTGCCCACGATGCCGCTTGAAGATCGGCAGCAACACGCGCGCTAGTTCTTGCGGTGCGAGCGCCAATAACACCTCTGGATCGGGGAGCGCGGCCTTGATTTCCTGTATCACGCGAACCTCTACAGCAACGCGAGTTGACCGGGTGCCAGGTCAGGTACTCGTATCACCCCTAGCAGCAACCATTGGCGCGGCCTCTTCGCTACCGTGCCCATGGCGAGGAAAATGCGACGGCCGGCCCTTGCTTCCGTGAACTCGGCGCGAAGATGGGCGATGATGGCTGCGTCACTCGCGCCGCGCTGGCGCATCTTGAAGAATGTCGCCGTGGTTTCCCAATCACCGCATTGCGGCGCATGTCGCACCCCGTCTTGATCCGTGAAGGCGATGGCGACCGCATAGGGACAAGGTTCGAAGTCCTTCACGTCCCGATCAAGGAAGGACTGTTGACGCGCAGCCTCCCGGAACTCGGCGCGTTCGGCTTCGATCCGCGCCGGTCCCTTTGCACGTGCTTTCAGTGTGAGGTCGCGCGGTTCGATCAAGGCAAGACTTTCGCCAAGCTCCGCAGCTTCGCGCGTGGAAGCGCGCACGATCGGTAGCACCATCCGCAACCTATCGCGCGACGTGACCTTGCCGCCTGGTCTCAGGGTGTTCTCTTCGATCCGGCGGCTTTCGCGTCGGTTGTCACCGCGCGGCGCCTGCCACGAATATTCCACCCATTGCCAGCGTTCGAACTGCTGTCCCGCGACAAGCTGGCGGAAGCGCACAGGGTAAAGGCGGCGCCACTCGCCAGCCGCCGTGATGCCGGCGCAGCAAACGGTTTCCCGGTAGCCCCTGCTTGGCCGCGGGACAGCTTTCACCAAGGTCAGGACGGCCTCGCGGTTGCCGTCACGCGGCTGCGGCGGGCTTCCCTGAGACTCGGGGTGCGTCGGGGTGGAGGTGTTGGACGACAAGGCCGGTCTTCCTCGCTATCGAAGCCGCCACGATGGCACGATGGCAGCCGGATGGTTCGCCTTCGTAGCATAATAGGCACACGGCCCGTTGCTGCGCGACACGTGCGGCTTCCGCGAGCGCGGCCTGTGCTACGGCGCCCCGAAGATGCGCGGTGTAGATCGTGCGGAACTCCGCCATGCGGCCGGCACGGGCCGCCTCCCGGCCGGGCTTGGGGTCGCCAAGGTCGCGGAGATGCAGGTAGCCAATGCCGGCTTCGCGCAGCGCGGCGGCCAGTGCCGTCTTAGAGAAGCCCTTCCGCCGAGACACGGCCACGGCGCGCACGTCAATCAACAGGGACACACGGGCGCGGCGCAGCGCCGCCAGAAAACCGTCTAGCGTAGCTCCCTCATAGCCGATGGTGCGGAGCGTAGATGTCACACGAGGCGCCTAGCCGCGGCTGGCCGGCAGGGTGCCGCCCGCCCTGGCGCCCGTCGCGTCCCGTTGAGCCGATGAAGTCGCTGCCTTTGCCACGTGGCCCCCTGTGCTGCGTCTGCAATGGTGCCAGCGGACGGCCAAAAGGGAAAGCTTGGGCATGTCCACCAAGTCAGCCTTGGGGAAGGCGGCGTAGGCGGATCGGGCGGTGAACGTTGGGAGACGGCGGAGCCGGCTGTGGGGAGATTGGGCAGGGCGCACCCGCCACCTGCATTCTCCCGAAGGAACTCCCGAAGATGGGCAGAAACCGTGGAGCTCTGTCCAAGCTGCCATCTAAGTGTTTGATTTAAAATGGCGTCCCTTACGGGATTCGAACCCGTGTTGCCGCCGTGAGAGGGCGGTGTCCTAGGCCTCTAGACGAAAGGGACTTGGCCGAGAGACAGCTTCCTACCCCCCGCGGCGCGGCGGATCAACCCGGGCCTTCGCATATCTCCCATCCCGGCACGCATCGGAACAATATCGGACTTCCGCCCAGCTCCTGGCCCACTTCTTTCGCCAGGCGAAGGGCCGGCCGCAGGCAGCGCAGATCTTTTCCGGCAGGTTGGGCTTGCGGTGTGTCACCGCACCGGGACCGCGGCCCCGGGGATCACCTCGCCCACAACCCGCCCGGTTTGCGCGTCGAGCAGCAGAATGCGGTCCCCATCGGGGCGCTGCACATGCACGGCAAAGCGCTCGCCCGCGCCCGCGACGCCCAGGATCCGGCTGCCGGCGGGCAGGTTCAGGCTCATCGGGGGCAAGCTGGCACCAGCGCCTCCGCCACCGGCACGCTGGACGAGCAGCACAACCAGCGTCACGGTGCCGGCCACGATCAGCACCCCCATCGCCACAACCAGGAATTTGAGTGCCCGCATTTGCCAGAAACCCATGAGATCACCGCGACAGAAGCCGATCACGGACAGCGCGTGGACCGATTCCTCGCGGAGCGGATAGGCAATCTCTCGCGCTCCCGCGTCAAGGCATTGATCGAGGATGGCCACGTGACGCGGGATGGCGAACCCCTCGCTGAGCCGGCGCAGGCGGTGCGGCCAGGCAGCCTGTATCGCGTGGCCCCACCACCGCCCGCCCCGGCGCGACCTGCGGCGCAGGCGATGGCGCTCGATATCCTGTATGAGGACGCTCACCTCATCGTGCTCGACAAGCCCGCGGGCCTGGTGGTCCACCCGGCTCCCGGCAACCTGGATGGCACGCTGGTCAATGCGCTGCTGGCGCATGCGGGGGAGGAGCTGGAAGGAATCGGCGGCGAGAAGCGACCCGGCATCGTGCATCGGCTGGACAAGGACACCTCCGGCATCATGGTGGTCGCCAAGACGCAGCAGGCGCATCAGATCCTCTCCGAAGCCTTCGCCGCGCGCGATCTGGACCGCGAATATCTCGCCCTGGTCTGGGGGCTGCCGAAGCCGCCCGCCGGCGAGATCGAGGCCGCCATCGGCCGGCATGCAACGGACCGCAAGCGCATGGCCGTGGTCGAGCCCCGCGCGCGCGGGGTGGCGCGCGGCGAGATGGCGGGTGCCAGCGCCGGCAAGCACGCCGTCACCCGCTACAGCACCGAGCAAAGTTTCCATGGGGCGCTGGCCCTGATGCGCTGCAAGCTGATGACTGGGCGGACGCACCAGATTCGCGTCCACCTCGCCCATATCGGGCACCCCCTGGTGGGTGATCCTGTGTATCTGCGGCGTATCCCGGCGGTCAGCAAAACCCTGGAACCGGGCTTGCGGGACCCCCTGCTGGCCTTTCCGCGCCAGGCTCTGCACGCGACGAGTCTCGGCTTTGTTCATCCCGTGACCCGGAAAAATCTCTCTTTCCGATCGGCCCCGCCGGAGGATTTCGCGCGGCTCCTGGCCATGCTCGGCTGTAACACGGAGTAACCGTACCAGTTTGGTCAGTTTTGCTTGCAAGCCTCCGAGCATGTCGGTATTTTGAGGGTGGATCTACGCCCTGGGGCGCCGCTCTGAGCCCGTTTGCTGACTCTTCCCCCTCCGTGACCGGGGCGGATGCATCCGGGAGGGCCCCAGACGCGTTAGGCCAATACGGCCGTGTGCCCATCGCCGTCACGGGGTGGGGCACGGCGCAAATGGAAGGCTCGTCCAATACGATGGCTTCTTTGAGTATCCCGCTTGCCCCGGAAGGCAACCTGTCCCGCTACCTGCAGGACATCCGGAAATTTCCCATGCTCGCCCCCGAGGAAGAGCTGAACCTGGCCAAGCGCTGGCGCGATGCCGGCGATGAGGCGGCGGCGCACAAGCTCGTCACCTCGCATCTGCGCCTCGTGGCGAAGATCGCGATGGGCTATCGCGGCTATGGCCTGCCGGTCGGTGAACTCATCTCCGAGGGCAATGTCGGGATGATGCAGGCGGTCAAGCGCTTCGATCCCGATCGCGGTTTCCGCTTGGCGACCTACGCCATGTGGTGGATCCGTGCCGCCATCCAGGAATACATCCTGCACAGCTGGTCCCTCGTGAAGATGGGCACCACCGCCGCGCAGAAGAAGCTGTTCTTCAACCTCCGTCGCCTCAAGGGGCAGATCGGGGCGCTGGAGGATGGTGACCTGCAGCCGGAAGTCGTCGCCAAGATCGCCAAGACGCTGGCCGTGCCCGAGCAGGATGTGGTGAGCATGAATCGCCGCCTCGCCAGCCCGGATAACAGCCTGAACGCCCCCGTCCGCGCCGATAGCGAGGGCGAGTGGCAGGATTGGCTGGTGGATGACGCCGAGAGCCAGGAAAGCGAACTCGCCGAGCGGGAGGACATGTCCAACCGCAAGGACATGCTCAATGGCGCGCTGCGCACGCTGAATGAGCGTGAGCGCCATATCTTGATCGAGCGCCGCCTGAAGGATGAGCCGACGACGCTCGAAGAGCTCAGCCAGCAATACAACATCAGCCGCGAGCGCGTGCGTCAGATCGAGGTCCGCGCCTTCGAGAAGCTGCAGAAGAGCATGAAGCAGCAGATCGTGGACCGGCGCCTCAGCGTCGGCTGAAGCCAGGGCGGAAGGCCGGGGCTGGGCGACGCGGGCAGCTTGTCTTCGTGATCGGCCCCGGTGGTGATCGGAATGCGAAAGGGCGGCGCCCTTTCGCCTGGTAGCCTGGGTTTCAGGGCTCTGGTTCTGGCACTGACGTCCAGCGGTCAGTCAGCCTGCCGCTCGAGGTGCGTTATGCCTCGCCCCCCGGCCCGCTTTGATTTCAGAGGCGTCCCGGCCACCTTCCGATCGCCGGGGCTCACATCAGAAGGCCCGGGCAGTTGGTGTCCGGGCATCGTGATCCGCCCCGACGAGCCGATCGGGAAGGATTTTGGTCCAGACCCTCAGACCCAGAAGCTCTCACCATGCTGGCGCGGCACGAAGCGGCCCGTGCCTGGCCGTGCCAGAACCCGCGTCCCGTCCCAGATGCAGGCGCCGCGCAGATAGGTGGCCGCCACGCGCGCCGTCATGGCCATGCCGTCATAGGGCGACCAGCGGGCATCCTCGCGGTCCTGGATGTTGCGGGCGTCGAAGGCGAAGTCACCCTCCTCCATCACCAGCAGGTCGGCATCGCAGCCGATGCGGATGGCGCCCTTCTTCGGGAACAGGCCATGGAATTTCGCCGGGCGTTCTGCGCAGAGGCTGGCCATCAGCGTGGGGGACAGGCCGCGCCTGGACAGCAGGGTGAACATCAGCGGCGCGAAGCTCTGCATGCCGGTCAGGCCAGCGCCGCAGGCGAAGATGTCGCCCGTATATTCCTTGCGCTGCTTGGGCCAGGGCGCATGGTCGGTGGACACATAGGCGACCTTGCCCTCGGCGATGCTGCCCCAGATGCGTTCCACCTCCGCCGCGGTGCGGAAGGGCGGGTTGCATTTGCCGAAGCCCTGGAGGCGGACCAGATCCTCCTCCGTCATGCACAAATACTGGATGCAGGCCTCGCCCGAGGTCTTGGCACCCTGGTTCCGGAACACCTCGGCCAGGTCGAAGCCGCGCGCCAGGGAGGAATGCGCGATGTGGACATGCGCCCCCGTCTCCAGCGCCATCTCGAAGATGGCGAGGTCCGCCATGGTCTCGCAGAGCGGCGGGCGGGTGCGGGCATGCATGATGGGGTCGGTCCGGCCGGTGGCCTTTGCGGCGGCGATGGCGCCCTCGACGATCTCCTGATCCTCGTTGTGAATGCCCACCATGAGGCCGGTCTTGGCGATCTCGGCGAAGGCCTCGACCATCATGGTGTTGTTGATGCGCGGAAAGCGCACCGCGTCATATTCATAGGTGGAAAGCTTGAAGGAACAGACGCCGGCCTCAGCGAGGCCCGCAATCTGGTCCACCCCGCCATCCTTCCGGATGGTGCCGTAGAGCGCCATGTCCACATGGCTGGTGGCGTTCACCACCGCGATCTTCTCGGCGAGGATGCCGGGATCGGTCACCGGGCGCGGCACGTCATAGGGCATGTCCACGCAGGTGGTGACACCGCCGGCGGCGGCCGACATCGAGGCGCCCTCGATTCCCGACCAGCCGGTGCTGCTGCTGGTGTGCATGTGCCCATCCACCAGGCCCGGGAACACAAGCTTCCCACGATGGTCCACCATCTCGGCCGCTGCTGGCGGGCTGCCCTGGCCGATGGCGGCGATCACGCCGCCGCTCACCGCGACATAGCCGTTTTCCAGAACCCCATCGGCCAGCACCAGATTGCCGCGCACCACCAGATCGAAAGCCATACCCGCAGAATCCCCTGCCCATGTTGCGTGACGCGTCGCGATCAATAGGATGCGGCCCCGTCACATGTCACAAGGCTAGGCGCGCGCGCCGTGGCCGCCAACCCGGCAAGACGAAAGAGAGACGCGCATGCAACTCCACCCCGTGAAAGTTCATCCCTCCAAGGCGCTGCTCAAGCGCGAGGACCAGCTCGCCTGGAAGATTGCGGGTGTGGCCACCGACAAGGCGCCCGTGCCCAAGGACACGGCGGAGATGATCATCAACCGGATCATCGACAACGCCTCGGTCGCCATTGCCGCCATCAACCGCCGGCCTGTGGTTTCGGCGCGCGGCATGGCGCTGGGCCATGCGAAGAAGGGCGGCGGCACGGTGTTCGGCATGCCGGCGAGCTTCACGGCGAGCCCCGAATGGGCGGCCTGGGCGAATGGCACGGCGGTGCGTGAGCTCGACATGCACGACACCTTCCTGGCCGCCGACTACTCCCACCCCGGCGACAACATCCCCCCCATCCTCGCCGTGGCGCAGACCATGGGCCGTTCCGGCAAGGACCTGCTGCGGGGCCTGGCCACCGGCTATGAAATCCACATCAACCTGGTGCGGGCCATCTGCCTGCATGAGCATCGCGTGGATCACATCGCGCATCTCTGCCCCGCCTCGGCCGCCGGAATCGGCACGCTGCTCGGCCTGAAGCAGGAGGTGATCTTCCAGTCGGTGCAGCAGGCGCTGCACACCTCCGTCAGCTTCCGCCAGTCCCGCAAGGGCGAGATCAGCTCCTGGAAGGCCTACGCGCCCGCCCATGCCGGCAAGCTGGCCGTGGAAGCCGTCGACCGTTGCATGCGCGGCGAAGGTGCCCCCAGCCCGATCTATGAGGGTGAGGACAGCGTGATCGCCTGGGTGCTCTCGGGCCGCACGCAGGCCGACAGCAAGGGCCGCAAGACGGTGTACGACCCGACCTACTACAACGTGCCCCTGCCGGCCGCCGGCGAGGGCAAGCGCGCCATCCTCGACAGCTACACCAAGGAGCATTCGGCCGAGTACCAGAGCCAGGCGCTGATTGATCTGGCCTTCCGCATGCGCGAATCCATCAAGAATTTCGACGCGATCGAGAAGATCATGATCCACACGTCGCATCACACCCATTACGTGATCGGCACGGGCGCGCAGGACCCGCAGAAGATGGACCCCAAGGCGAGCCGCGAAACGCTCGACCATTCCATCATGTACATCTTCGCCGTGGCGCTGCAGGACGGTCGCTGGCACCATGTGGACAGCTACGCGCCCAAGCGTGCTGGCCGTGCCGATACGGTGCGCCTGTGGCACAAGATCGAGACCTGCGAGGCGCCGGAATGGACTGAGCGCTACCACAGCCGCGATCCGGAGACGCTGGCCTTCGGCGGCCGCGTCGAAATCACCATGAAGGACGGCACAAAGCTCGTGGATGAGCTGGGTGTGGCCAATGCGCACCCCCGCGGCGCGCGGCCCTTCGCGCGTGAGCAGTATATCCACAAGTTCCGCACGCTGACCGATGGCATCATCTCGGCGCGCGAGAGCAACCGCTTTCTCGAAGTGGTGCAGAGCCTGGCGAGCCTCAAGGCCGGTGAACTGGGTGCCTTGCATGTGGCGCTGCCCAAGGGCGCGTTGCTGGAGGCCAAGCCCGGCATCTTCTGATGCCGGAATGGGCGTTGCGCCCAGGCCGGCGTGCATCCATCATGCCGCCTGCGCGACATGGGTACGGCGCTGCTGCGCGAGGCGATCCGGGCACATCCCGGGTCGCTCGCTGCATGGTATGGCGCGCAGCGACTTTGGCCGCGGCGTCTGCGAGCGCCGTGGCTGCATGATCGAGGCCGAAGGCGACGGCGGCCAGAACGAGGAAGGCGAGCCGGATCTTCTCGACCGCCTTCGCCCTACGGCAACATGCATGTCACCCTGAGACCATTGCGCAGATCGCCATCGCTGATTGTGGGGCCGGTGATGCGGGCGATCCGCACCATCGTTACCTGGCCGGGTGGCAGTTCCACCTCCAGCCCGGCGGCAATGGGCCGTCCGGCAAGACTCAGGCGCACGACCACCATCCGGAAGGGGCGCGAGCCGAGCAGGCTCGCGCTGTAGATGGTGCCCGCCGGGACCCGGCCTTCGCGTTCTGCTGGCGCCGGTGTGGCGGTGAAGCCGAGCACCTGTATCATCCCGTTGGCGACGCAATCCCCGCTGCCCTGAGCGGAGGCGGGAAGGGCGGCGAGGCATGCCATGGCGAATGCGGCGGCGAGGCGCGTGAACATCGTCGAAGATCTCCCTGGTTCCATGCGCCCATCGTGCCAGCGCGAGGGGCGGGAGGCGACCCGGATCGGACGATCTCCCCGATCGGTCGGCCCGATGGACAGCCACGCACACAGGCTTAAGCTGCGGCGCAGCAAGAGCAACAAGGGAAGTCAGTCATGAGCGAAACCATCGACGTCCGCAAAGGGCTCGTCGGCGTCTATGCCGATGAGTCCAGCGTCTCGAAGGTGATGCCGGAAACCAACAGCCTCACCTATCGCGGCTA from Sediminicoccus sp. KRV36 encodes the following:
- a CDS encoding TIGR02391 family protein, which produces MIQEIKAALPDPEVLLALAPQELARVLLPIFKRHRGQVHLYNIMMHLKQGRVGEGYEAEYVPAVGIAITEAWNWLAVEGLIVPKPGDMGDWFIISRAGERIDGDEAFNDFAKAALLPRNLLHPKIAADAWANFLRGAHDLAVFAAFKQVEVAVREAAGCDARMTGTDLMRMAFHSDSGPLADRTLPKGEREALAHLFAGAIGSYKNPSSHRTVTIADASEAGEMLILASHLLRIVEDRARRRRGEGPPLHDDASPAASGMTKPV
- a CDS encoding DUF488 domain-containing protein, with translation MTSTLRTIGYEGATLDGFLAALRRARVSLLIDVRAVAVSRRKGFSKTALAAALREAGIGYLHLRDLGDPKPGREAARAGRMAEFRTIYTAHLRGAVAQAALAEAARVAQQRAVCLLCYEGEPSGCHRAIVAASIARKTGLVVQHLHPDAPRVSGKPAAAA
- a CDS encoding DUF2256 domain-containing protein gives rise to the protein MTHRKPNLPEKICAACGRPFAWRKKWARSWAEVRYCSDACRDGRYAKARVDPPRRGG
- a CDS encoding DUF6476 family protein, producing MRALKFLVVAMGVLIVAGTVTLVVLLVQRAGGGGAGASLPPMSLNLPAGSRILGVAGAGERFAVHVQRPDGDRILLLDAQTGRVVGEVIPGAAVPVR
- a CDS encoding RluA family pseudouridine synthase gives rise to the protein MPETHEITATEADHGQRVDRFLAERIGNLSRSRVKALIEDGHVTRDGEPLAEPAQAVRPGSLYRVAPPPPAPARPAAQAMALDILYEDAHLIVLDKPAGLVVHPAPGNLDGTLVNALLAHAGEELEGIGGEKRPGIVHRLDKDTSGIMVVAKTQQAHQILSEAFAARDLDREYLALVWGLPKPPAGEIEAAIGRHATDRKRMAVVEPRARGVARGEMAGASAGKHAVTRYSTEQSFHGALALMRCKLMTGRTHQIRVHLAHIGHPLVGDPVYLRRIPAVSKTLEPGLRDPLLAFPRQALHATSLGFVHPVTRKNLSFRSAPPEDFARLLAMLGCNTE
- the rpoH gene encoding RNA polymerase sigma factor RpoH, coding for MASLSIPLAPEGNLSRYLQDIRKFPMLAPEEELNLAKRWRDAGDEAAAHKLVTSHLRLVAKIAMGYRGYGLPVGELISEGNVGMMQAVKRFDPDRGFRLATYAMWWIRAAIQEYILHSWSLVKMGTTAAQKKLFFNLRRLKGQIGALEDGDLQPEVVAKIAKTLAVPEQDVVSMNRRLASPDNSLNAPVRADSEGEWQDWLVDDAESQESELAEREDMSNRKDMLNGALRTLNERERHILIERRLKDEPTTLEELSQQYNISRERVRQIEVRAFEKLQKSMKQQIVDRRLSVG
- a CDS encoding amidohydrolase family protein produces the protein MAFDLVVRGNLVLADGVLENGYVAVSGGVIAAIGQGSPPAAAEMVDHRGKLVFPGLVDGHMHTSSSTGWSGIEGASMSAAAGGVTTCVDMPYDVPRPVTDPGILAEKIAVVNATSHVDMALYGTIRKDGGVDQIAGLAEAGVCSFKLSTYEYDAVRFPRINNTMMVEAFAEIAKTGLMVGIHNEDQEIVEGAIAAAKATGRTDPIMHARTRPPLCETMADLAIFEMALETGAHVHIAHSSLARGFDLAEVFRNQGAKTSGEACIQYLCMTEEDLVRLQGFGKCNPPFRTAAEVERIWGSIAEGKVAYVSTDHAPWPKQRKEYTGDIFACGAGLTGMQSFAPLMFTLLSRRGLSPTLMASLCAERPAKFHGLFPKKGAIRIGCDADLLVMEEGDFAFDARNIQDREDARWSPYDGMAMTARVAATYLRGACIWDGTRVLARPGTGRFVPRQHGESFWV